A single Ktedonobacteraceae bacterium DNA region contains:
- a CDS encoding sigma-70 family RNA polymerase sigma factor, translated as MERLSDEQLFSDVMAGEMTALATLVERYQQALTGYLDRLLGGDWALAQDFAQETFLRVLRQHTARGDRLFKPWLYTIATNLVRDHFKSSAIRLSTPLASEHEDWIPDTVPGPEEQALRGEQRSTLVGALNLLSMEFRATLWLRFYCDLSLQEVADTLDIPLGTVKWRLSTGLRRLRSVLATSADTYL; from the coding sequence ATGGAGCGTTTGAGTGATGAGCAGCTCTTCAGCGATGTTATGGCAGGTGAGATGACTGCTTTGGCCACGCTGGTCGAGCGGTATCAGCAGGCGCTGACTGGATATCTCGACCGGCTGCTCGGCGGGGACTGGGCACTTGCCCAGGACTTTGCCCAGGAGACGTTCTTGCGCGTACTTCGCCAGCACACTGCACGTGGTGATCGCCTGTTCAAACCCTGGCTCTATACCATCGCTACCAACCTGGTTCGCGACCATTTCAAATCGAGTGCTATACGGCTTTCAACGCCTCTGGCGTCTGAACATGAGGATTGGATACCAGACACTGTTCCTGGTCCAGAAGAACAGGCCTTGCGCGGCGAGCAGCGATCCACACTGGTCGGCGCCTTAAACCTGTTGAGTATGGAGTTTCGGGCGACGCTCTGGTTGCGTTTTTACTGTGATTTGAGCCTGCAAGAGGTCGCTGATACGCTGGATATTCCCCTGGGAACGGTCAAATGGCGACTCTCTACTGGATTGCGGCGATTACGGAGTGTTCTGGCAACATCAGCGGACACCTATCTCTAA
- a CDS encoding ABC transporter ATP-binding protein, with protein sequence MELIIEQVSKQYRTTWALRDLSLRCSPGMIGLVGPNGAGKTTLMRIIATLLQPTTGAVYWNGKDIQKHGSSLRQVLGYLPQDFGVYPEFTGRKFLLYLAAMKGLPSTLARQRVEELLELVNLKQVADRRLTTYSGGMKQRIGIAQALINDPELLIVDEPTAGLDPEERVRFRTLLASLTASRIILLSTHIVGDVEAVASRLVVLREGRILTDTTPQGLLTQANGKVWEITVDPATAQRLQMASRVSTMISKPEGVYLRLISASRPHEDARSAEPNLEEALLAINMQVPVL encoded by the coding sequence ATGGAACTCATCATTGAGCAGGTAAGTAAGCAATATCGCACGACATGGGCATTGCGCGACCTCTCATTGCGCTGCAGCCCTGGCATGATCGGGCTGGTTGGCCCCAATGGAGCGGGCAAGACAACACTCATGCGCATTATCGCGACCCTTTTGCAACCAACCACAGGAGCCGTGTACTGGAATGGCAAAGATATACAGAAACATGGGAGTAGCTTGCGACAGGTGCTGGGCTACCTGCCGCAAGACTTCGGCGTCTATCCAGAGTTTACCGGGCGCAAATTTTTGCTGTACCTGGCTGCGATGAAAGGCTTACCCTCCACCCTGGCTCGCCAACGCGTGGAGGAATTGCTGGAACTCGTCAATCTCAAACAGGTGGCGGACCGGCGTCTCACCACGTACTCGGGAGGCATGAAACAGCGCATCGGCATTGCCCAGGCGCTCATCAACGACCCGGAACTCCTGATCGTGGACGAACCCACCGCCGGTCTTGATCCTGAGGAACGCGTGAGATTTCGCACGCTACTGGCGAGCCTGACCGCTTCACGTATCATCCTGCTTTCTACGCACATTGTGGGTGACGTCGAAGCGGTCGCATCCCGCCTGGTGGTGTTGCGCGAAGGACGCATCCTTACTGATACGACTCCTCAAGGGCTCTTAACCCAGGCAAACGGCAAGGTATGGGAAATCACCGTTGATCCGGCGACGGCTCAACGCTTGCAGATGGCAAGCCGGGTGAGTACGATGATTAGCAAGCCCGAGGGCGTGTATCTCCGTCTCATCAGTGCGTCGCGTCCTCACGAGGACGCCCGATCTGCCGAGCCGAATCTGGAAGAAGCGTTGCTTGCTATCAATATGCAAGTTCCCGTTTTGTAG
- a CDS encoding tetratricopeptide repeat protein — protein MLAYTLTAPLTPLIGRKREVMAVCNLLQDPQVRFVTLLGPGGVGKTRLGWAVAGELLDHFAHGVCFVSLAPVSDPKLVMATIAQTLGLWEAGDRPLLEQVRAYLRDQHLLLLLDNFEQVVAAAPQVADLLASCPQLHVLVTSRAALRIQGEYEFMVSPLAVPDLRQLPTNEELAQISTVSLFLQRAQAIRSDFQLTAANARTIAAICARLEGLPLAIELAAARIKLLPPHALLKRLESRLQVLTGGKQDLPARQQTLHNTLQWSYDLLTTQEQHLFRLLSIFVGGCSLQAAEAVAQSVRSTSLADATANHQRMEVLDGVVSLLDKSLLQQTEMEAEEPRLLMLETIREYGLACLQEQGELEVTRQAHAAYYLQLAEEAALYQFSPEAGKWFEIIEREQENLRAALQWTLEYQGEQVENGIETAARLGWALWRFWSVRGRLHEGRTFLERVLVASEKSEASVRAKALSATALLASYQGDYVRAEQLCGEALTLFQQLADQKGIVHVLAVQIGVALHHRQSSHILALAEESLALLRREGHPWWTAYFLIVLARAASFQHEYARASQLFEESLALLRTLGYPGDIAWPLLYMAHDLIIQGEYTRARPLLEEGLALCRKADSKGGLAYAHSLLGQVAFEQGDVASASSHFTESLRINQEVGHRQSVARSFFFLASVMALQEDYVQAHTLYEEGLTIAIPLEHRGLIASCLEALAIVVTAQGQPAWAARLWGAAQTMHQDRNASLPQAMHARDEQAQTTARAILGEKAFTAALEEGRTMSPQQALTAQEPVSLTRQVTTAPASSHGKTRFPNQLTRRETEVLRLVAEGLTDAQIAQKLVLSSGTVSWYVRSICGKLSVSSRTAATRAAIEQHLL, from the coding sequence TTGCTCGCCTATACCCTGACGGCTCCACTTACCCCACTCATTGGCCGGAAGCGCGAGGTAATGGCGGTATGTAATCTCCTACAAGACCCACAAGTGCGCTTCGTGACGCTTCTTGGCCCGGGCGGCGTTGGCAAAACACGTTTAGGTTGGGCGGTAGCTGGCGAGTTGCTCGATCACTTTGCCCATGGCGTCTGCTTCGTCTCCCTGGCCCCGGTCAGCGACCCCAAACTGGTTATGGCGACCATTGCTCAAACGTTAGGACTCTGGGAAGCTGGAGATCGCCCCTTGCTCGAACAAGTGCGAGCATATTTGCGCGATCAGCACCTGCTGCTGCTCCTCGACAACTTCGAGCAGGTGGTGGCAGCGGCTCCACAAGTGGCCGACCTGTTAGCATCCTGTCCTCAGTTGCACGTGCTTGTGACCAGTCGGGCCGCCTTACGTATTCAGGGTGAATACGAGTTCATGGTCTCTCCCCTGGCCGTGCCTGATCTCCGGCAGCTTCCCACGAACGAGGAGCTGGCGCAGATTTCAACGGTGAGCCTCTTCTTGCAGAGGGCGCAGGCTATTCGATCTGACTTCCAGTTGACTGCTGCCAATGCCCGCACCATTGCGGCTATCTGCGCCCGTCTCGAAGGCTTGCCCCTGGCCATCGAACTGGCCGCGGCTCGCATTAAATTGCTTCCTCCCCACGCCCTACTTAAGCGCCTCGAGTCCCGGCTCCAGGTGCTGACCGGCGGGAAGCAAGACCTGCCAGCACGGCAACAAACGTTGCACAACACGTTGCAATGGAGCTACGACCTGCTTACCACTCAGGAGCAACACCTCTTCCGTTTGCTCTCGATCTTTGTAGGTGGTTGCAGTTTGCAGGCTGCAGAAGCTGTAGCACAAAGCGTGCGCTCTACATCTCTTGCAGACGCTACAGCCAACCATCAGAGGATGGAGGTGTTGGACGGGGTGGTATCATTGCTCGACAAGAGCCTGTTGCAGCAAACGGAGATGGAGGCCGAGGAGCCGCGACTGCTCATGCTCGAGACGATCCGTGAGTATGGCCTGGCATGCCTACAGGAGCAGGGAGAGCTGGAGGTGACGCGGCAGGCACACGCGGCCTATTACTTGCAGTTAGCGGAGGAGGCCGCACTGTATCAATTCAGCCCCGAGGCAGGCAAATGGTTCGAGATAATAGAGCGAGAGCAGGAGAATCTGCGGGCCGCCCTGCAATGGACCCTGGAATACCAGGGCGAGCAGGTAGAAAATGGCATTGAGACGGCGGCGCGTTTAGGCTGGGCATTGTGGAGATTCTGGAGCGTGCGAGGGCGCCTGCATGAAGGGCGTACCTTCCTTGAGCGCGTCTTAGTGGCCTCAGAGAAGAGTGAGGCATCTGTGCGGGCGAAAGCGCTCTCGGCGACGGCTCTGCTCGCCTCATATCAGGGCGATTATGTGCGGGCAGAACAACTCTGTGGAGAGGCTCTCACCCTCTTCCAGCAGCTCGCAGATCAGAAAGGGATCGTCCATGTCCTCGCTGTTCAGATAGGAGTCGCCTTGCATCATCGCCAGTCTTCACACATCCTCGCCCTGGCCGAGGAATCTCTCGCTCTCCTTAGAAGGGAAGGCCACCCCTGGTGGACCGCGTACTTCCTCATTGTCCTGGCGCGTGCAGCCTCTTTCCAGCATGAGTATGCCAGAGCCTCTCAACTCTTTGAGGAGAGCCTGGCGCTCCTGAGGACGCTGGGCTACCCAGGAGATATCGCATGGCCGTTGCTCTACATGGCACACGACCTGATTATCCAGGGAGAGTATACGCGAGCACGGCCCTTATTAGAGGAGGGCCTGGCCCTGTGCCGGAAGGCGGACAGCAAGGGCGGACTGGCCTACGCGCATAGTCTCCTGGGACAGGTAGCTTTTGAGCAAGGGGACGTGGCCAGTGCCAGCTCTCACTTTACCGAGAGCCTGCGAATCAACCAGGAGGTGGGGCATCGACAAAGTGTTGCCCGCTCGTTCTTCTTCCTGGCAAGTGTGATGGCATTGCAGGAGGATTATGTGCAGGCCCACACCCTCTATGAGGAAGGCTTGACCATTGCCATTCCGTTGGAACATCGTGGGTTAATTGCCTCGTGCCTGGAGGCGCTAGCAATTGTGGTAACTGCGCAAGGACAGCCTGCCTGGGCGGCGCGCCTATGGGGGGCTGCCCAAACAATGCATCAGGATCGGAACGCGTCGCTGCCCCAGGCGATGCACGCTCGTGACGAGCAGGCACAAACCACCGCACGCGCCATCCTGGGAGAAAAAGCCTTTACCGCGGCGTTGGAAGAGGGGCGGACCATGTCACCACAGCAGGCACTGACCGCCCAGGAGCCAGTTTCCTTAACCAGGCAGGTGACTACTGCACCGGCGAGCAGCCATGGAAAGACGCGCTTCCCCAATCAATTGACGCGCCGCGAGACAGAGGTGTTGCGCTTAGTGGCAGAGGGACTGACCGATGCGCAGATAGCCCAAAAGCTGGTCCTGAGTTCTGGCACCGTCAGTTGGTATGTGAGGTCTATTTGTGGCAAATTGAGCGTCTCTTCACGCACCGCTGCTACTCGCGCTGCTATCGAGCAGCATCTCCTCTAG
- a CDS encoding FAD-dependent oxidoreductase yields the protein MSNQQSSRSGFGGQHAVVIGASMAGLLASRVLSEHFEQVTVIERDQLPQEVQARKGVPQGRHVHILLHRGASIMQELFPDLFPALLQDGSIAIDTVADFHWYNFGAWKPRFRSGITFYSQSRPLLEGHVRERVAARSNVRFLDACDVVKLCATDDATQITGVQIRHRAGELHEEVLSADLVVDASGRGSQTPQWLAALGYGAVEENTIKVNVGYATRIYRRPEHNNFDHDVLAVYSTPPAGKRAGVLAPIEENRWIVTMIGWIRDYPPDDEAGFLAFARSLPQPDLYEAIQDAEPLTPIAIHKFPANRRRHYERLARFPEGFVVLGDAVCSFNPVYGQGMTAAALEAETLNTLLYRQRERHPRGDITGFSRRFQKKITKIVDTFWLLAAGEDFRHPEAQGNRPLGVNLLNRYARRVHELSTFDPQVTLLLYQVLQAIKPPTALFSPRILAKVLFKRAPRQSDQAGTSASPEVSGDTIASSTGEHEKQRQTVSSVQEKTRSL from the coding sequence ATGAGTAACCAGCAATCGTCACGAAGCGGCTTCGGCGGCCAGCATGCCGTGGTTATCGGCGCCAGTATGGCAGGACTCCTGGCCAGTCGCGTCCTGTCCGAGCATTTCGAGCAGGTAACGGTAATCGAGCGCGATCAGCTTCCACAGGAGGTGCAGGCTCGCAAGGGTGTGCCACAAGGCCGGCATGTTCATATATTGCTGCACAGGGGTGCATCTATTATGCAGGAACTCTTTCCAGACCTCTTTCCCGCACTTCTTCAGGATGGAAGCATCGCCATTGATACAGTTGCCGACTTCCACTGGTATAATTTTGGCGCGTGGAAACCTCGCTTCAGAAGCGGCATCACATTCTACAGTCAGAGCCGCCCCCTGCTAGAAGGACACGTGCGCGAGCGGGTAGCGGCGAGAAGCAATGTGCGCTTTCTCGATGCTTGCGATGTGGTCAAGCTCTGTGCCACTGATGATGCGACACAGATTACTGGCGTTCAGATACGCCATCGCGCGGGTGAACTGCACGAAGAAGTTCTTTCCGCCGATCTCGTCGTGGACGCCAGCGGGCGCGGCTCGCAGACTCCTCAGTGGCTAGCCGCTCTTGGCTATGGTGCAGTAGAGGAAAACACAATCAAGGTCAATGTCGGCTATGCGACACGTATCTACCGCCGCCCCGAACACAATAACTTTGACCACGATGTCCTGGCTGTCTACTCGACTCCTCCTGCCGGGAAACGGGCTGGCGTTCTCGCTCCTATCGAAGAGAATCGCTGGATCGTGACGATGATCGGCTGGATACGGGATTATCCGCCCGACGATGAGGCTGGTTTTCTCGCCTTTGCTCGTAGCTTGCCGCAACCTGACCTCTACGAGGCGATTCAAGATGCCGAGCCATTGACGCCGATTGCCATTCATAAGTTTCCTGCCAATCGTCGACGTCACTATGAACGTCTCGCTCGCTTCCCAGAGGGCTTCGTGGTCCTGGGCGATGCCGTGTGCAGCTTCAATCCTGTCTATGGACAGGGTATGACGGCAGCGGCCCTGGAAGCAGAAACGCTCAATACTCTGCTGTACCGGCAACGAGAGCGTCATCCACGTGGAGATATCACGGGTTTCTCGCGCCGCTTCCAGAAGAAGATCACGAAGATTGTGGATACCTTCTGGCTGCTAGCGGCGGGCGAAGATTTCCGTCATCCTGAGGCGCAAGGGAACAGACCCCTCGGCGTCAACCTCCTGAACCGCTATGCGCGTCGCGTTCACGAACTCTCAACGTTCGACCCGCAGGTAACGTTACTCCTCTATCAGGTTTTGCAGGCGATCAAGCCTCCAACGGCACTGTTTAGCCCGCGTATACTGGCGAAAGTACTTTTCAAAAGGGCACCTCGCCAGAGCGATCAGGCAGGAACGAGTGCTTCACCAGAGGTATCAGGAGACACTATCGCCTCCTCTACGGGAGAGCATGAAAAACAGCGGCAGACGGTGTCCTCTGTACAAGAGAAGACCCGCTCGTTGTGA
- a CDS encoding AMP-binding protein produces MGMTNDGLSYWQAESEGIELLDITIGDLLDHQAEAFSDREALVYSCYPEFGTTLDIRWTYQDYHERANAVAKGLLALGLDKGDHIAIWAANLPQWPLLQMAAAKAGLVLVTINPVLRASEVEYILKQGDIRTLFCMARIRDHDCLATIRSLITPGNQRGEVMSERLPLLRTVCLLGIPPVDESQEEDWPLLFDEMVIRGKQISDVALSERQTSVTPFDPAMIIYTSGTTGSPKGTLLTHYALINNARLLAKRWGANQDTRMAVLVPFFHAMGCVAGTLGSLCPGSSLHPLLAFDPLQALRIISHERCTFLSGTPTMITAIMQHPAASTYDLSSLQLIGTGGAPVPVALMEQVKKQMGADVFIGFGQTEATCGITTTLSDDPFELKAATVGIPLPHTEVKVIHAETGSVLPVGERGELCCRGYLVMAGYYKMPEKATEAIDAEGWLHTGDLATMDGRGYVNIVGRLKDIVIRGGENLFPREIEEFLIRHPKVADVQVVGVPDAFFGEELLAVVIPKQGEQLSERELRTYCKGKISHQKIPRYFQFVTSYPLTGSGKVQKFVLRENAIKAWDLAILPQE; encoded by the coding sequence ATGGGAATGACCAACGATGGCCTGTCCTATTGGCAGGCCGAAAGCGAGGGGATAGAACTCCTTGACATCACCATTGGTGATCTTTTAGACCATCAAGCTGAAGCTTTTTCCGACCGGGAAGCTCTTGTGTACTCGTGTTATCCTGAGTTCGGTACGACACTCGACATTCGCTGGACGTACCAGGACTATCATGAACGGGCCAACGCCGTCGCCAAGGGATTACTGGCTCTGGGCCTGGACAAAGGGGATCATATCGCTATCTGGGCTGCTAATTTGCCGCAGTGGCCGCTCTTGCAAATGGCCGCGGCCAAAGCTGGCCTGGTTCTGGTCACGATCAATCCCGTCCTGCGCGCTAGCGAGGTCGAGTACATCCTCAAGCAGGGGGATATCCGTACGCTGTTCTGCATGGCCCGTATACGCGATCATGATTGCCTGGCAACGATCCGTTCGCTCATTACTCCTGGCAACCAACGAGGCGAAGTAATGAGCGAGCGCCTCCCGCTGCTGCGCACTGTATGCCTGTTAGGTATCCCTCCTGTTGATGAATCCCAAGAGGAAGACTGGCCACTGCTCTTCGATGAGATGGTCATACGCGGAAAACAGATCAGCGACGTGGCGCTGAGCGAACGACAAACGTCCGTCACGCCTTTTGATCCAGCCATGATCATCTATACGTCCGGCACAACAGGCTCTCCTAAAGGCACACTGCTGACACATTATGCCCTGATCAATAATGCGCGTCTGCTTGCGAAGCGGTGGGGAGCCAATCAAGATACCCGCATGGCGGTACTGGTGCCATTCTTTCATGCCATGGGGTGCGTGGCGGGAACGCTCGGCTCTCTCTGCCCTGGCAGCTCTCTTCATCCCCTTCTGGCTTTTGATCCCTTGCAAGCGTTACGCATCATCAGCCATGAACGCTGCACCTTTTTGTCAGGAACGCCCACCATGATTACAGCGATTATGCAGCACCCTGCTGCCAGCACATATGATCTTTCTTCGCTGCAACTGATAGGTACGGGCGGGGCTCCTGTCCCTGTTGCCCTCATGGAGCAGGTTAAAAAGCAAATGGGAGCAGATGTTTTTATTGGCTTTGGTCAGACCGAGGCAACGTGCGGCATTACAACAACGCTCTCAGACGATCCATTCGAACTGAAGGCAGCGACGGTGGGCATACCGCTGCCGCATACTGAGGTCAAGGTCATCCATGCGGAAACAGGCAGCGTTCTTCCTGTTGGAGAGCGTGGAGAACTCTGCTGCCGGGGCTACCTTGTGATGGCTGGCTACTACAAGATGCCGGAAAAGGCAACCGAGGCGATTGATGCCGAGGGTTGGTTACATACGGGTGACCTGGCAACGATGGATGGGCGCGGCTACGTCAACATTGTGGGCCGGCTCAAGGATATAGTCATTCGTGGCGGCGAGAACCTTTTTCCACGTGAGATTGAGGAGTTCCTCATTCGCCATCCCAAGGTGGCTGACGTCCAGGTTGTGGGCGTGCCGGATGCCTTTTTTGGTGAAGAGTTGCTCGCCGTTGTTATCCCCAAACAAGGAGAGCAACTGAGTGAACGAGAGCTGCGCACCTACTGTAAGGGAAAGATCAGTCACCAGAAGATCCCGCGCTACTTCCAATTTGTGACCTCCTATCCTTTGACCGGGAGCGGGAAGGTGCAGAAGTTTGTGCTGCGAGAAAATGCCATCAAAGCCTGGGATCTCGCGATTCTGCCGCAGGAATAG
- a CDS encoding transposase yields MPKEQRTFTKEFKLEAVQLVRTSGKSQVQVARVGHC; encoded by the coding sequence ATGCCAAAGGAACAGCGGACCTTTACCAAGGAATTCAAACTGGAAGCCGTGCAACTAGTGCGCACGAGTGGCAAATCTCAGGTGCAAGTGGCGCGAGTTGGGCATTGCTGA
- a CDS encoding DUF998 domain-containing protein: MLTKNNQTLNYPLLIRFLIVCGAIGPLLFILVFLVEDVTRPGYSAWHNFVSELSLSNQGWIQIANFLICGVLVLCFAFGLRQVFRSGKGSTWGPLLLGIFGLSLIIVGIFVTDPSLGYPPGSSGGVQTLHGTIHGIGAPLAFGSLAIAIFVLARRFASDPAWRGWASYSLVTGIILVASFIASLTVAVLDEKGLMPNAPAGLLERIAIILGWGWIALLAIRLLRQMPLSVSPVHSTEEADINTSLQENV; the protein is encoded by the coding sequence ATGCTGACAAAGAACAATCAAACCCTGAACTATCCTCTGCTAATCAGGTTCCTGATTGTGTGTGGAGCAATCGGCCCACTCCTGTTCATCCTGGTCTTTTTAGTCGAGGATGTCACACGCCCCGGCTACAGCGCCTGGCACAATTTCGTCAGTGAACTCAGCCTGAGCAACCAGGGCTGGATACAAATCGCGAATTTCCTCATCTGTGGAGTACTGGTCCTTTGCTTCGCTTTCGGACTGCGGCAGGTTTTTCGCTCGGGCAAAGGTTCCACCTGGGGTCCGCTGCTGCTAGGCATCTTCGGGCTCTCCCTCATCATCGTCGGCATCTTCGTCACCGATCCGAGCCTGGGCTATCCACCTGGCTCCTCAGGTGGCGTTCAGACCTTGCATGGAACGATCCATGGCATCGGTGCTCCTCTCGCTTTCGGCTCTCTGGCAATTGCCATTTTCGTGTTGGCCCGCCGCTTCGCAAGCGATCCTGCTTGGCGCGGTTGGGCCTCTTACTCGCTGGTCACAGGGATAATACTCGTGGCATCCTTCATCGCCAGCCTCACGGTGGCAGTCCTCGATGAAAAAGGCCTCATGCCTAACGCACCAGCGGGCCTGCTTGAACGCATCGCCATCATCCTCGGCTGGGGCTGGATCGCGCTCCTGGCTATCCGACTCCTGCGACAGATGCCTTTGTCGGTCTCCCCGGTGCATTCCACAGAAGAAGCAGATATCAACACATCTTTGCAGGAAAATGTATGA
- a CDS encoding DEAD/DEAH box helicase family protein, which translates to MPSEAEIRQENIDKQLAEAGWSRNQGNVVTEMFLSGTGKGIRERSQDYLPSAGTEGSRAFADYVLLGKDGKPLVVLEAKRDSRSPLEGERQAVEYAERISQKTGRLPFIFLSNGDETYFLDKGRYPARRINGFFTQDDLERLDLLRQYSQPLHLFQPDPSIVERDYQLRAIQTIIDGMRLKQRKFLLVMATGTGKTRTTIALVQMLIRASWVKRVLFLADRRELVKQAEDAFKDHVPDESRVRIEGGAIKVDGRIHFATYPSMMQVFPQLSVSSCFNRRSSSSCGV; encoded by the coding sequence ATGCCCTCAGAAGCAGAAATAAGGCAAGAGAATATTGATAAGCAGCTTGCCGAAGCCGGTTGGAGCCGGAATCAGGGGAACGTGGTCACAGAGATGTTCCTCTCAGGAACAGGTAAGGGTATAAGGGAACGTTCCCAGGATTACTTGCCCTCAGCAGGCACTGAGGGAAGCAGGGCATTTGCCGATTATGTGTTGTTGGGCAAGGATGGTAAACCACTAGTGGTGCTGGAGGCGAAACGCGATTCTCGTTCTCCCCTGGAAGGGGAACGTCAGGCTGTCGAGTATGCGGAGCGCATTAGCCAGAAGACTGGCAGGCTCCCCTTTATTTTCCTCAGTAATGGAGATGAAACATATTTCCTGGATAAGGGAAGATATCCGGCCAGAAGGATTAATGGCTTTTTCACACAGGATGACCTGGAAAGACTGGATTTGTTGCGCCAGTACTCACAACCCCTCCATCTGTTCCAGCCAGATCCCTCAATTGTTGAGCGTGATTACCAGCTTCGAGCTATTCAAACGATCATCGATGGCATGAGGTTGAAGCAACGGAAATTTCTGCTTGTTATGGCAACGGGTACGGGTAAGACGCGCACGACTATCGCGCTAGTGCAGATGCTTATACGAGCGAGTTGGGTCAAACGTGTGCTTTTCCTGGCTGATCGGCGCGAACTGGTGAAGCAGGCTGAAGATGCCTTCAAAGATCACGTTCCTGATGAGTCGCGCGTGCGTATCGAGGGCGGAGCAATCAAAGTCGATGGGCGCATTCACTTCGCGACCTACCCCAGCATGATGCAGGTCTTTCCACAGCTTTCAGTATCCAGTTGCTTCAACCGGCGCAGTTCCTCTTCTTGTGGCGTTTGA